One genomic window of Punica granatum isolate Tunisia-2019 chromosome 1, ASM765513v2, whole genome shotgun sequence includes the following:
- the LOC116187272 gene encoding anthocyanidin 3-O-glucosyltransferase 2-like: MSDETKAMTYIYMDLPCFFPSALSACPTRFLLTISISPTQSQQFNSDFYSSRRNPRSPIVILSTLITFRLQLRMSGKAELVFIPGPGVGHLLSAVEMAKLLVGRDEGLSVTVLVMKLTDSSDMNSIADSVSASSSTGRIRFIELPRAELQNGSPSLVSFLNAVEAYKSHVRDVVRGLADSGSGSASPRLAGFVVDMFCAPMIDVANEFSVPSYLFFTSSATFLGAMLHLQALQDDCQQDIGALVDSEATVDYPGLANPLNIKLYMPSELRKKDISSLFLGLAKRFRETKGIVVNTFEELEQRAVEAVFDDKLPLLYPVGPILTLKGGSDDKLGSGDIVKWLDDQPPESVLFLCFGSMGSFREDQVRQIAHALERSVHRFLWSLRRPPPGGKFDVPQSYDDPNEVLPEGFLERTAGQGKVIGWAPQVEVLAHPAVGGFVSHCGWNSTLESIWFGVPVAAWPMYAEQHFNAYALVEELGVAVEIRMDYRKGDEVTVTAEEIERGIRRLMETEREDKKEKVRLMSEKSRRALMEGGSSHSNLGRFIKDVYNNIP; the protein is encoded by the exons ATGTCGGACGAAACGAAAGCGAtgacgtatatatatatggatctTCCATGCTTCTTCCCATCTGCCTTGTCTGCTTGCCCGACAAGATTCCTCTTGACTATATCTATTTCTCCAACTCAATCACAACAGTTCAATTCTGACTTTTATAGTTCACGGAGAAACCCAAGGTCGCCAATCGTCATTCTCTCCACCTTAATTACTTTCAGGCTTCAGCTCAGAATGAGTGGCAAAGCAGAGCTGGTGTTTATCCCCGGCCCGGGCGTGGGCCATCTCTTGTCTGCAGTGGAGATGGCTAAGCTCCTCGTCGGCCGGGATGAAGGGCTCTCGGTGACGGTGCTCGTGATGAAGCTAACCGATAGCTCTGACATGAACTCCATCGCCGACTCTGTATCAGCTTCCTCTTCCACTGGGCGCATCCGGTTTATCGAGCTGCCTCGGGCAGAGTTGCAGAACG GCTCTCCGAGTCTAGTTAGTTTCCTTAATGCTGTTGAAGCCTACAAATCCCATGTTCGAGACGTAGTTCGTGGACTGGCTGACAGCGGTTCAGGATCTGCCTCACCACGGCTCGCCGGTTTCGTAGTTGATATGTTCTGTGCGCCGATGATAGATGTGGCTAATGAGTTTAGCGTCCCTAGCTATCTCTTCTTCACGTCTAGTGCCACCTTTCTCGGCGCCATGCTCCATCTCCAAGCCTTACAGGACGACTGCCAGCAGGACATAGGTGCGTTGGTCGACTCCGAAGCGACCGTAGATTACCCAGGCTTGGCGAATCCGCTCAACATCAAGCTCTATATGCCCTCTGAGTTGCGGAAGAAAGATATCTCCTCTTTGTTCCTCGGCTTGGCGAAGAGGTTCAGGGAGACCAAGGGTATTGTGGTGAATACGTTTGAGGAGCTCGAGCAGCGCGCAGTAGAGGCCGTATTCGATGATAAGCTCCCACTGTTGTATCCGGTTGGTCCCATACTGACCCTGAAGGGTGGCAGTGACGACAAGTTGGGGTCAGGCGACATAGTCAAGTGGCTCGATGATCAACCACCGGAGTCAGTGTTGTTCTTGTGCTTCGGGAGCATGGGAAGCTTCCGCGAGGACCAGGTGAGGCAGATCGCCCACGCGCTAGAGCGGAGTGTCCACCGGTTCCTGTGGTCCTTGCGCCGGCCCCCTCCAGGGGGCAAGTTTGATGTCCCGCAGAGTTACGATGACCCCAACGAGGTCCTTCCGGAAGGGTTCCTAGAGCGGACAGCAGGGCAAGGCAAGGTGATCGGGTGGGCCCCACAGGTCGAAGTGCTGGCCCACCCAGCGGTCGGAGGATTCGTGTCGCACTGCGGGTGGAACTCCACCCTGGAGAGCATATGGTTCGGGGTGCCAGTGGCTGCCTGGCCCATGTATGCAGAGCAGCACTTCAACGCGTACGCGCTGGTGGAGGAGCTGGGCGTGGCGGTCGAGATCCGAATGGACTACAGGAAGGGTGACGAGGTAACCGTCACGGCGGAGGAGATAGAGAGGGGGATAAGGCGGCTGATGGAGACTGAAAGGGAAGATAAGAAGGAGAAAGTGAGGCTGATGAGCGAGAAGAGTCGGAGGGCGTTAATGGAAGGGGGTTCATCTCACTCGAACCTGGGACGGTTCATTAAGGATGTTTATAACAATATCCCGTGA